A single window of Vitis riparia cultivar Riparia Gloire de Montpellier isolate 1030 unplaced genomic scaffold, EGFV_Vit.rip_1.0 scaffold460_pilon_pilon, whole genome shotgun sequence DNA harbors:
- the LOC117909878 gene encoding disease resistance protein RPV1-like, whose translation MASAAAASSSSSQRRYDVFLSFRAEDTRNNFTAHLYHTLCQKGINTFIDDDKLERGQVISPALVAAIENSMYSIVVLSKNYASSRWCLQELVKIVECMKSKRQMVFPIFYDVDPSDVRRHRGTFGEALAKHEENSENMERVESWKDALTQVANLSGWDSRNKNEVLLIKEIVTDILNKLLTTSISDTENLVGIDARMKEIEMQLCLGSDDFLMVGIWGMGGIGKTTLARAIYEKIRGQFEACCFFENVEEDLATEGLIRLQQKFLAQLLEEPNLNMKAFTSIKERLRSKQVLVVLDNVNDPKILKCLVGNRDWFGQGSRIIITTRDERILISHGVLNYYKARRFNYDEAIRFLSHYLLKREILRDDFIELSREVIGYAQGLPLALEVLGSFLFSMTKEEWRNQLDKLKSTPNMKIQEVLKVSYNGLDDKEKNIFLDIACFFKGEDKDYVMEILDSCSFFSLSGIRALIEKSLITISWNNKLMMHDLIQEMGREIVRQPSLEEPSKRSRLWFHEDIYDVLQKKMATEKIEGIFLNLSHLEEMLDFTTQALARMNRLRLLKVYKSKNISRNFKDISNMENCKVNFSKDFKFCYHELRCLYFYGYSLKSLPIDFNPKNLVELSMPYSHIKQLWKGLKVLEKLKFMDLSHSKYLIETPNFQGVTNLKRLVLEDCVSLRKVHSSLGDLKNLSFLNLKNCKMLKSLPSSTCDLKSLETFILSGCSKFEGFPENFGSLEMLKELYADEIAIRVLPSSFSFLRNLKILSFKGCKGPSSTLWLLPRRSSNSIGSILQPLSGLCSLTTLNLSNCNLSDEPNLSSLGFLSSLEDLHLCGNDFVTLPSTISRLSNLKRLELENCRRLQALPELPSSIYHIYAENCTSLKDGSHQVLKSLLPTGKHQKRKFMGYFVASIASMAFIPGSRIPDWVTYQSSGSEVKVELPPNWFNSNLLGFALSVVIFPQVCYSTIVSMKVSFDNSSSFEIGPRMLQFNGRLESDHVCLFYLRLHQLMSNCCQVTRFKISFKTFPMEGQIEIKRCGVGLVYSNEDRIRDSPPMIQFNSISSPPPPPPPPPPPPNKSTVVLEEIHEGEPSGNGCSNVDGSEEENSEYHTADEEEPSTATACSEDHSESDMRPQKRLKCRN comes from the exons ATGGCTTCTGCGGctgctgcttcttcttcttcttctcaaagGCGCTATGATGTGTTCCTCAGCTTCAGAGCAGAAGACACCCGCAATAACTTCACTGCCCATCTCTATCACACCTTGTGCCAGAAAGGAATCAACACTTTCATCGATGATGACAAGCTTGAGAGAGGCCAAGTCATATCTCCTGCCCTTGTTGCAGCTATCGAAAACTCCATGTATTCGATAGTTGTTTTGTCGAAAAATTATGCATCCTCTAGATGGTGTTTACAGGAATTGGTGAAGATAGTAGAGTGCATGAAAAGCAAGAGACAGATGGTTTTCCCAATTTTCTACGATGTGGATCCCTCGGATGTGAGAAGACACAGGGGTACATTTGGGGAAGCATTGGCTAAACATGAAGAGAACTCCGAGAACATGGAGAGGGTGGAGAGTTGGAAGGATGCTCTCACTCAAGTTGCAAATTTATCTGGTTGGGATTCAAGAAAtaa GAATGAGGTTCTACTAATCAAGGAAATCGTTACAGATATTTTGAATAAGTTGTTAACTACATCCATTAGTGATACCGAAAATCTGGTTGGAATAGATGCTCGCatgaaagaaatagaaatgcAATTATGCTTGGGGTCTGATGATTTTCTGATGGTAGGAATTTGGGGCATGGGCGGAATAGGGAAAACAACCCTTGCTAGAGCTATTTACGAAAAAATCAGAGGTCAATTTGAAGCGTGctgtttttttgaaaatgttgaggaGGATTTGGCAACTGAGGGTTTAATAAGATTACAACAAAAGTTTCTTGCTCAACTATTGGAGGAACCAAATCTAAATATGAAGGCATTCACATCTATAAAGGAAAGGCTCCGCTCGAAACAAGTCCTTGTTGTTCTTGATAATGTGAATGAtccaaaaatattgaaatgcTTGGTTGGAAACCGGGATTGGTTTGGTCAAGGAAGTAGAATTATTATAACCACTAGGGATGAACGTATATTAATTTCACATGGAGTACTCAATTATTATAAGGCTCGGAGATTTAATTATGATGAAGCTATAAGGTTCCTTTCACATTATTTGTTAAAACGTGAAATTCTTAGAGATGATTTCATTGAACTTTCAAGAGAAGTAATAGGTTATGCTCAAGGCCTCCCATTGGCTCTAGAAGTTTTaggttcttttttatttagcatGACAAAAGAAGAATGGAGAAATCAATTAGACAAACTGAAAAGTACCCCTAATATGAAAATTCAAGAAGTACTTAAAGTAAGTTATAATGGGCTAGATGATAAGGAGAAGAATATATTTCTAGACATTGCATGTTTCTTTAAAGGAGAGGATAAAGATTATGTAATGGAAATACTAGATAGTTGCAGCTTCTTCTCACTTAGTGGAATACGAGCTCTCATTGAGAAGTCACTCATAACTATTTCTTGGAATAATAAGTTAATGATGCATGACTTGATACAAGAAATGGGAAGGGAAATTGTTCGTCAACCATCCCTTGAAGAGCCTAGTAAACGCAGCAGATTATGGTTTCATGAAGATATCTATGAtgtattgcaaaaaaaaatg GCAACTGAAAAAATTGAAGGCATATTCCTCAACTTGTCTCATTTAGAAGAGATGCTAGACTTTACCACTCAAGCCCTTGCAAGGATGAATAGACTTAGATTGCTCAAAGTctataaatctaaaaatatttcaagaaactTCAAAGATATCTCCAATATGGAGAATTGCAAAGTGAACTTTTCCAAGGACTTTAAATTTTGTTACCATGAATTGAGGTGCCTATATTTTTATGGATACTCTTTGAAATCATTGCCCATTGACTTCAATCCAAAGAATCTTGTTGAACTCAGCATGCCTTATAGTCACATTAAACAACTTTGGAAAGGATTGAAG GttcttgaaaagttaaaattcatGGATCTCAGTCACTCCAAGTACTTAATAGAAACTCCAAATTTTCAAGGAGTCACCAACCTTAAGCGGTTAGTTTTGGAAGACTGTGTGTCTTTACGTAAGGTTCATTCATCACTTGGAGATCTGAAGAATCTTAGtttcttgaatttgaaaaattgcaaAATGCTAAAGAGTCTTCCAAGCAGCACTTGTGATTTGAAATCTCTTGAAACATTTATTCTTTCTGGTTGCTCCAAATTTGAAGGATTTCCTGAGAACTTTGGAAGCTTAGAAATGTTGAAGGAACTTTATGCAGATGAAATTGCTATAAGAGTACTTCcctcctctttttctttcttaagaaACCTTAAAATATTATCGTTTAAGGGATGTAAAGGACCATCATCTACCTTATGGTTGTTGCCAAGAAGAAGTTCAAATTCCATTGGTTCCATATTGCAACCTTTGTCAGGTTTATGCTCTTTAACAACGCTAAACCTAAGTAACTGCAATTTATCGGATGAACCAAACCTTAGCAGTCTTGGCTTCTTATCATCGTTGGAAGACTTACATTTATGTGGGAACGACTTTGTTACTTTGCCTTCAACCATCAGTCGACTTTCTAACCTAAAACGGCTGGAGTTGGAAAACTGTAGAAGACTGCAAGCACTTCCAGAACTCCCATCAAGCATATATCATATTTATGCAGAAAATTGCACATCATTGAAAGACGGCTCACATCAAGTACTTAAGTCACTACTTCCAACTGGCAAGCACCAAAAGCGCAAGTTCATG GGTTACTTCGTGGCATCAATAGCATCAATGGCATTTATTCCTGGAAGTAGAATACCTGATTGGGTAACATATCAAAGCTCAGGGAGTGAAGTTAAAGTAGAGCTACCTCCAAATTGGTTTAATTCCAACCTTCTGGGTTTTGCTTTGAGTGTTGTCATTTTTCCCCAAGTCTGCTACTCGACCATTGTTTCAATGAAGGTCTCATTTGACAATTCTTCCTCCTTTGAAATCGGTCCTCGTATGCTTCAGTTTAATGGAAGGTTGGAGTCAGATCACGTGTGCCTTTTTTATTTACGACTTCACCAGTTGATGAGCAATTGCTGTCAAGTGACTCGCTTCAAGATATCATTTAAAACATTCCCCATGGAGGGTCAGATTGAAATTAAGAGGTGTGGGGTTGGTCTAGTGTACAGTAATGAAGACAGGATTCGCGACAGTCCCCCAATGATCCAATTCAACTCTATAtcctctcctcctcctcctcctcctccccctccccctcctcCTAATAAGTCAACTGTTGTCCTTGAAGAAATCCATGAGGGGGAACCCAGTGGAAATGGGTGCTCTAATGTTGATGGCTCAGAAGAAGAGAATTCTGAATACCATACTGCTGATGAGGAGGAACCCAGTACTGCAACTGCCTGCTCTGAGGATCACTCTGAATCAGATATGCGGCCACAGAAACGCTTGAAATGCAGGAATTAA
- the LOC117909881 gene encoding TMV resistance protein N-like isoform X2, with product MAAAFSSSQKSYDVFLSFRGDDTRNNFTAHLLQELRTKGINTFFDEDKLEKGRVISPALITAIENSMFSIIVLSENYASSRWCLEDMVKILECNRSKEERVLPIFYNVDPSDVRNHMGKFGEALAKHEGNLEENGERVKIWRDALTEVANLSGWDSRNKILHSVL from the exons ATGGCTGctgctttttcttcttctcagaAGAGCTATGATGTCTTCCTCAGTTTCAGAGGAGACGACACCCGCAACAATTTCACTGCCCATCTCCTTCAGGAGTTGCGCACCAAAGGAATCAACACTTTCTTTGATGAGGATAAGCTCGAGAAAGGTCGAGTCATATCCCCCGCACTCATTACAGCTATTGAAAACTCCATGTTTTCTATCATTGTTTTGTCGGAAAACTATGCATCTTCTAGGTGGTGCTTGGAGGACATGGTCAAGATACTAGAATGCAATAGATCCAAGGAGGAGAGGGTTCTACCAATTTTCTACAACGTGGATCCATCAGATGTGCGGAATCACATGGGAAAATTTGGAGAAGCCTTGGCTAAACATGAAGGGAATTTGGAGGAGAACGGGGAGAGGGTGAAAATTTGGAGGGACGCTCTGACTGAAGTTGCAAATTTATCTGGCTGGGATTCAAGGAACAA GATTCTACATTCGGTGTTGTGA
- the LOC117909881 gene encoding disease resistance protein RUN1-like isoform X1: MAAAFSSSQKSYDVFLSFRGDDTRNNFTAHLLQELRTKGINTFFDEDKLEKGRVISPALITAIENSMFSIIVLSENYASSRWCLEDMVKILECNRSKEERVLPIFYNVDPSDVRNHMGKFGEALAKHEGNLEENGERVKIWRDALTEVANLSGWDSRNKNEPLLIKEIVMKLLKKLLNTSTSDTEENLVGIQSRIQKLRMLLCLQSDDVRMVGICGMGGIGKTTLARAIYSQVSNQFEACSFLEIANDFKEQDLTSLAEKLLSQLLEEENLKIKGSTSIKARLHSRKVLVVLDNVNNLTILEHLARNQDWFGQGSRIIVTTRDQRLLIQHKVDYYEVAEFNGDEAFEFLKHHSLKYELLENDLQELSREIIFYAKGLPLALRVLGSLLFGMNKDEWRDYLVKLKSTPNIEIQEVLRLSYDRPDDEEKNIFLDIACFFKGEDKDHVVEILKGCGFSAKCGIKTLINKSLITINFANKLEMHDLIQEMGKGIVRQECPKEPERQSRLWEHEDIFDVLKRNMVREK, translated from the exons ATGGCTGctgctttttcttcttctcagaAGAGCTATGATGTCTTCCTCAGTTTCAGAGGAGACGACACCCGCAACAATTTCACTGCCCATCTCCTTCAGGAGTTGCGCACCAAAGGAATCAACACTTTCTTTGATGAGGATAAGCTCGAGAAAGGTCGAGTCATATCCCCCGCACTCATTACAGCTATTGAAAACTCCATGTTTTCTATCATTGTTTTGTCGGAAAACTATGCATCTTCTAGGTGGTGCTTGGAGGACATGGTCAAGATACTAGAATGCAATAGATCCAAGGAGGAGAGGGTTCTACCAATTTTCTACAACGTGGATCCATCAGATGTGCGGAATCACATGGGAAAATTTGGAGAAGCCTTGGCTAAACATGAAGGGAATTTGGAGGAGAACGGGGAGAGGGTGAAAATTTGGAGGGACGCTCTGACTGAAGTTGCAAATTTATCTGGCTGGGATTCAAGGAACAA GAATGAGCCTCTGCTAATAAAAGAAATCGTTATGAAACTTTTGAAGAAGTTGTTAAATACATCGACAAGTGATACTGAAGAGAACCTGGTTGGAATACAGTCCCGCATTCAAAAACTGAGAATGCTATTGTGTTTGCAATCAGATGATGTTCGGATGGTAGGAATTTGTGGTATGGGCGGAATAGGGAAAACAACCCTTGCTAGAGCTATTTATAGCCAAGTTTCTAACCAATTTGAAGCTTGCTCCTTTCTTGAAATTGCAAATGATTTCAAAGAGCAGGATTTAACTAGTTTAGCAGAGAAACTTCTTTCTCAATTATTGGAGgaagaaaatctcaaaataaAAGGATCCACTTCTATAAAAGCAAGGCTCCACTCAAGAAAGGTCCTTGTTGTTCTTGATAATGTGAATAATCTAACAATATTGGAACATTTAGCTAGAAATCAAGATTGGTTTGGTCAAGGGAGTAGAATTATCGTAACTACTCGGGATCAACGTTTGTTAATTCAACATAAAGTTGATTATTATGAAGTTGCAGAATTTAATGGTGATGAAGCATTTGAGTTCCTCAAACATCATTCGTTAAAATATGAActtcttgaaaatgatttacaggagctttcaagagaaataatattttatgctAAAGGCCTTCCATTGGCTCTTAGAGTTTTAGGTTCTCTTTTATTTGGCATGAACAAAGACGAGTGGAGAGATTACTTGGTCAAACTAAAAAGTACTCCTAATATAGAAATTCAGGAAGTACTTAGATTAAGTTACGATAGGCCAGATgatgaagagaaaaatatatttttggatattgcATGTTTCTTTAAAGGAGAGGACAAAGATCATGTGGTGGAAATACTAAAGGGTTGTGGCTTCTCTGCAAAATGTGGAATAAAAACTCTCATTAACAAGTCTCTCATAACTATTAATTTTGCTAACAAGTTGGAGATGCATGACTTAATACAAGAAATGGGTAAGGGTATTGTTCGCCAAGAATGTCCAAAAGAGCCTGAAAGACAAAGTAGATTGTGGGAACATGAAGATATCTTTGATGTGTTGAAAAGAAATATggtaagagaaaaataa
- the LOC117909885 gene encoding uncharacterized protein LOC117909885: MLEMLAMISGQSLVKMNTDNCLIISGTWIQILIWHHMTVVTEGKRRKRCGDKNPSPLVENEEPAVYGVPFVESKSIGFGFSASCALCPVEETSECIIVELLSSLSVSLGTCVLLPEHCSQLKNPVTVSLLEYFLHPLGPLVLVYSFPIEKSSEGFFVREFTAKSGLIDALICIYISKIANRGKDDGMRPFAAFTLQLHLMQIS, encoded by the exons ATGCTTGAAATGTTGGCTATGATATCAGGACAATCCTTGGTGAAGATGAACACCGACAACTGCTTGATCATTTCTG GGACCTGGATTCAAATCCTAATATGGCATCATATGACTGTGGTGACagaaggaaagagaagaaaaagatgtGGGGATAAGAATCCAAGTCCATTGGTTGAAAATGAAGAGCCTGCTGTATATGGAGTGCCTTTTGTAGAATCCAAGTCCATTGGTTTCGGTTTTTCTGCTTCTTGTGCACTCTGCCCTGTTGAAGAGACTTCTGAATGCATCATCGTTGAACTGCTTTCTTCGCTGTCTGTATCACTTGGTACCTGTGTCCTTCTTCCTGAACATTGTTCCCAGTTGAAGAATCCAGTGACAGTCTCTTTGCTGGAATACTTTCTTCATCCTCTGGGTCCATTGGTCCTTGTATACTCTTTCCCTATTGAAAAGTCTAGTGAGGGCTTTTTCGTTAGAGAATTTACTGCAAAGTCTGGATTGATTG ATGCTTTGATCTGCATTTACATATCAAAAATAGCAAATCGAGGAAAGGATGATGGAATGCGGCCTTTTGCAGCCTTCACACTGCAGTTGCACCTTATGCAGATCTCTTGA